GACGATTGCGCCTTTGTAGAGCGTGACGTGCTCGAAGTCGCGCGTGTCGCTTTGGTCGGGCGCGAGGACGGGATTTTCCGCGAGGCGCGTCCACTCGCGCGCGGCGGTCGGATCCTCGGTGTGCGCGAGGCCGATGGCGAGCGGGTCGGGCTCGTAGCCTTGCTTCGCACCGCCGAGATACGAGAGCCAGTAGTGGCCGTCGTGCGGGGCGAGCTCGTGCGTGCCATCCCAGCGCGGGTCGTAGAGGGCGAGGCCGCCGTCGGCTTGCCAGGCGTCCCAGCCGGTGCGGCGAAAAGGGAGGATTGGCCCCAGTTTTTCCCAGTGCAGGAGGTCGTCGCTGCGCGCGAGGCAGGTTTGGTAGCCGACTTTGTCCCGGTTGGCGACGTAGACCATATACCACCGGCCGGCGCGGCGGAAAACATTGGGGCAGTCGACGAGTTCGCCCGGCTCGCCGCGAAGAACGACGCCGTATTTGAACGGTGTTTTCACTTCGTCGTGGATGCGCTGCATCGCGGCGGGGCCGACGAGGCGCGGTTTGCCGGCGGGGAAAGGTATCACCGCGGGGCGCGGTTCGGCGCCGCTGAGCGTGCACGCCAGGAACACGAGGAAAAGTGACAGCGGTCGCATGCGCGGTGGGGTGAGTCGCGAGGTTGTTAGGAGGTTCACGGCGGCGAGTCGACCCCGGTCGCGTGCCGTTGCCACGATCGGGGCGGGGCTAAACCCGGTAGAGGCGCTCGGCATTGCGGTGATAGAGCAGGGCGCGCTGCGCGGGCGTGGCGCTGGCCGTGAGGGCGTGCGTGGCTTCGACCCAGCGGGAGAGCGGGGCGGTGAGCGTGCACACCGGCCAGTCGCCGCCCCAGACGAGGCGATCCCAGCCGAAGCACGCGACGGCGTGCTCGAAATACGGCCGGAGGTCGTCGACGGTCCAGGTCGCGGAGTCGGCGTAGGCGACGAGGCCGCTGATCTTGCAATTCACGTTGGGCAGGTCGGCGAGGCGGGCCAGTCCGGTGCGCCAGGGTTCGTCCATGCGGTTTTTCACGTCGGGGACGCCGACGTGATCGAGGATGAAGGTCACCTGCGGGCAGCGCTCGGCGAGGGTGCGCACATTCGCCAGTTGGCGTGGCAGGGCGCACACGTCGAAGGTCAGGCCGTAATCCGGCAGCAGGCGGAGGTTCTCGGCGAAGCGGGGCTCGAGACAAAGTCCGTCGGGCACGACGTGCAACACGCGGCGAATACCGCGAAGACGCGGGAGCCGCGCGAGCGCGCGGAGGTGCGCGGCGAAGCCGTCATGCTCCGGCCGACCGCTCGCCACGATGCCTTGGATGAGCGGATCGGTCTCGGCGAGCTGCTGGACGTGCTCCGCCTCGGCGAGTTGGTGCGGATCGTCGACGTCGCACTCCATGAAGACCGTTTTGGCAATCCCCGCGCCTCGACTCGCGGCGCGGTAGTCGTCGAGGGAGAAAGTCCGATGCAGGGCGGGAATGCTCGCGCACCAGGAATAGGGCAAGCGTCTCGGGTCCCAGAGATGCTGGTGGGTATCGACGAAGTGCATGGCGGATCGGACGGCGGTAGCGGGCGTGCGGGGATCGAAGTGGCCGGCTCAATATTCGCGCGCTTGTTAGCTCGGGCAGGCAGAGCGGCGGAACGGGGGCGGGGTGAAAGGGGGCTGGAACGCCGACGGGGGCGGGGGAAGAAAACCGGCGCGCCACCCCCGCGGCGCGCCGGAATCCCCTCCCGACGTCCGCGAGCATAGCGCAGGCCGCCGCGCTTGGCCATCGGCTGCCTGATCATTTGCCTACAAAAAATGCCAACGACGTCAGACGTCCGTTTCGGGACGTTTTCCCGCGGGGCGCGCGGTCTTCTGCAGCTGCTCGCGCCAGTGTTGCGGCGCGATGCCGTAAGCCTGCTTGAAGGCCGTGGAGAGATGGAACGCCGAGCTGAACCCCAGGCGGGCCGCGATGTCGTCGAGCGTCGCGTCGCCCGCCGCGAGCAGGCGGCGCGCGCGCGACAGGCGCAGATGCACGACGTAGTTCCACGGCGAGAAGCCGGTCTGGGTCTTGAATTCGCGCCGGAAATGCGAATACGCGACGCCGAGTTCCCTGGCCAGGGCCTCGACGTTGACCGCCTCCGTGTGATGATCGGCGAAATATCGCTCCGCCTGCAGGACCGCGCGCACCATGCGGGCGCGCGCCGGAGCCGTCTCGCCCGCGCGCGCCCACGCCGCGAGGATGTTCAGCGCGCACGCGGACATTTCCGGGTCGAAGCCCGGCCCGGCGCGCCGCGCGTGCTGGTGCAGCGTGTCCATCGCGCTGTCCAGTCCGGCCGCGAGCGCTCCGTTGCGGATCGCGCTGTCCACGGCAAGCACGCCGGACGTGCGCAGCGTGTCGACGACGGGGCCGCGCAGCTCCACCCAGCTCTCGGACCAGCCGGTTTTATCGTCGGGCCGGTAGCGGTGCCACATGCCCGGCAGCAGCAGCACGGCGGTGCCGGTCTCGATATCGCGGCGCCCGAGCTCGCGCGACTCGAACGCGCCGCGGCCGGAGGTGATGAGCACGATCTGCACGGCGTCGAGCACGCGGCCATGGGACCAGTCGAAGTGGTGGTCCGCCGGGTGTTGCTGCGGCGGGTAGGCCGCGCCCGGCGTGGCGCGTGCGAGGCCGCACGCCGCGACACCAATGCCCCAGCGTGCGATGTCCGGATGGTCCGGGAAGTAGCGAAAATAGTCGGGGGGCGGCTTGGGCATTTCCTGGATGCCAAAGATCAGGCCGGGTATTCCCGAGTGCAAGCCTTTGCCATACAGTAACTGCACGCGATTGCGCGCTCGTCACCCCGACGGTTTCGGCAACACTCCCATTCGCGTCCATGCTGTCCCTTTCTCCCCTTCGTTCCCGCATCGCCGCGGCCCTGTTGCTTCTGTTCGTCGCCTCGTGGGCGGAGGCGCGCGAGCGCTATCTGTGGGACGCGGCTTGGAAATTTCAGCTCGGCGATCCGGCCGGTGCGGCCGCAGTGGACTTCGACGATGCGCACTGGCGCGCGCTCGACCTCCCGCACGATTGGAGCATTGAGCGTCCGGTGCGGAAGGACGCGGCGTCCGCGGGCCACGGCGGTTTTTTCGAGAACGGCGTCGGCTGGTATCGGAAGTCGTTCCGCGCGGCGAAGTCATGGGCCGGGCAGCGGGTGACGGTCGAGTTCGAGGGCGCCTACCTGAACGCCGAGGTGTTCATCAACGGCGCACCGGTCGGACGGCACGCCTACGGTTTCACGCCGTTCACCGTCGATCTCACGCCGCACCTGAAGCTCGGGACGGAAAACGTCCTCGCAGTGCGCATCGACCACTCGGCGCAACCGACGGCGCGATTCTACACCGGCTCCGGACTCTATCGCCATGTTTTGCTGCACGTCACGGCGCCGGTGCATGTCGTGACGGACGGGATTTTCGTCGCGACCGAATCGCTGAGCGCGGCCGAGGCGACACTCGCCATCGAGACCACGCTGGCCAATCGCGGCGGGACCGAGCGCAAGCTCGCGGCCGAGATCAGCGTGTTCGATGCGACCGGGAAACGCGTTGGGCAGACGCGCAGCACCGTCGCCGCATCGCCCGGCACGGAGTCCGTCTTCCGCGCAGCAGTGAAGATTCTGCAACCGCAGGCGTGGTCGCCGGCCTCGCCGACGCTCTACCGAGCCACGGTGCGCCTGACGGACGGCAAGGAGCTGATCGACGAATGCTCGACCGCTTTCGGCGTGCGCACGCTGCGTTGGACGGCCGCGCGCGGCCTCGAACTAAACGGCGCCCCGATCAAGCTCAATGGCGGCAATGTGCACCACGACACCGGCATCCTCGGCGCCGCGGCGTTCGACCGCGCCGAGGAGCGAAAGGTCGAGCTGCTGAAGGCCGAGGGTTTCAACGCCGTGCGCACGGCGCACAATCCGCCGTCGCGCGCCTTCCTCGAGGCGTGCGACCGGCTCGGCCTGTTCGTGATGGATGAGATTTTCGACGGCTGGGCGAAGGGAAAGAACAAGCACGACTACAGCGTGTTCTTCACCGAGTGGTGGCAGCGGGACGTCGATGCGTGGATCAAGCGCGACCGCAATCACCCCTCCGTGATCATCTGGAGCATCGGCAACGAAATGTTCGAACGCACGACCGCCGACGGCCAGCGCATCGCGCGCGAGCTCGCGGAGCGCGTGCGCTCGCTCGACGCGACGCGCCCGGTCTCGGCGGGCGTGAATGGCGCGGGCAAGAACGGCCCGTGGGAGCAACTCGATCCGCTCTTCGCTGCGCTCGACCTCGCCGGCTACAACTACGAATTGGCCGCGCAGCACGCGGGCGACCACGCGCGATTACGGGAACGCATCATCGTGGCCGCAGAATCCTATCAGTCAGAAGTGTTCGCGAATTGGGCGATCGTGCAGGAGCAGCCCTACGTGATCGGCGATTTCGTGTGGAGCGCGCTGGATTATCTCGGCGAAGCCGGCATCGGGCGCGTCTTCCCGCCCGGCGAGCCGGCGGTGAAGCACTGGGAAGGCAACATGTGGCCGTGGCACGGCGCCGCGTGCGGCGACATCGATCTCACCGGCTGGAGGAAGCCGATCTCGCATTACCGGAACATCGTCTGGGATCGCGGGGAGAAGCTTTACGCCGCCGTCGTCGCGCCCACCTCGGACGGTCGGCCGTGGAACGTCACGCCGTGGTCGATGCCGCCGGCGCTGCCCAGCTGGACCTGGCCGGGGCAGGAGGGGAAGACGCTCGCCGTGGAAATCTATTCACGCCACGCCGCCGTGCGCCTCGAGCTGAACGGCCAGTCGCTCGGCGAACTGCCCACGGATCGCGCGCATGAGTTTCGCGCGCGATTCGCGGTGCCCTACGCGCCGGGCGAATTGGTCGCCGTTGGCCTTCAAGA
This window of the Candidatus Didemnitutus sp. genome carries:
- a CDS encoding amidohydrolase — protein: MHFVDTHQHLWDPRRLPYSWCASIPALHRTFSLDDYRAASRGAGIAKTVFMECDVDDPHQLAEAEHVQQLAETDPLIQGIVASGRPEHDGFAAHLRALARLPRLRGIRRVLHVVPDGLCLEPRFAENLRLLPDYGLTFDVCALPRQLANVRTLAERCPQVTFILDHVGVPDVKNRMDEPWRTGLARLADLPNVNCKISGLVAYADSATWTVDDLRPYFEHAVACFGWDRLVWGGDWPVCTLTAPLSRWVEATHALTASATPAQRALLYHRNAERLYRV
- a CDS encoding DUF4982 domain-containing protein — its product is MLSLSPLRSRIAAALLLLFVASWAEARERYLWDAAWKFQLGDPAGAAAVDFDDAHWRALDLPHDWSIERPVRKDAASAGHGGFFENGVGWYRKSFRAAKSWAGQRVTVEFEGAYLNAEVFINGAPVGRHAYGFTPFTVDLTPHLKLGTENVLAVRIDHSAQPTARFYTGSGLYRHVLLHVTAPVHVVTDGIFVATESLSAAEATLAIETTLANRGGTERKLAAEISVFDATGKRVGQTRSTVAASPGTESVFRAAVKILQPQAWSPASPTLYRATVRLTDGKELIDECSTAFGVRTLRWTAARGLELNGAPIKLNGGNVHHDTGILGAAAFDRAEERKVELLKAEGFNAVRTAHNPPSRAFLEACDRLGLFVMDEIFDGWAKGKNKHDYSVFFTEWWQRDVDAWIKRDRNHPSVIIWSIGNEMFERTTADGQRIARELAERVRSLDATRPVSAGVNGAGKNGPWEQLDPLFAALDLAGYNYELAAQHAGDHARLRERIIVAAESYQSEVFANWAIVQEQPYVIGDFVWSALDYLGEAGIGRVFPPGEPAVKHWEGNMWPWHGAACGDIDLTGWRKPISHYRNIVWDRGEKLYAAVVAPTSDGRPWNVTPWSMPPALPSWTWPGQEGKTLAVEIYSRHAAVRLELNGQSLGELPTDRAHEFRARFAVPYAPGELVAVGLQDGRAVERLTLRTAGKVAALRVTPDLTRVRPGGQDLVYVTIEALDAKGEWVPNAELPVTVEVSGAATLLALGNADLTSKESYVGPRRSLYQGRALAVVRSKSKGGEIVVRVTAPKLQPVTVNLRAAAR
- a CDS encoding AraC family transcriptional regulator, encoding MPKPPPDYFRYFPDHPDIARWGIGVAACGLARATPGAAYPPQQHPADHHFDWSHGRVLDAVQIVLITSGRGAFESRELGRRDIETGTAVLLLPGMWHRYRPDDKTGWSESWVELRGPVVDTLRTSGVLAVDSAIRNGALAAGLDSAMDTLHQHARRAGPGFDPEMSACALNILAAWARAGETAPARARMVRAVLQAERYFADHHTEAVNVEALARELGVAYSHFRREFKTQTGFSPWNYVVHLRLSRARRLLAAGDATLDDIAARLGFSSAFHLSTAFKQAYGIAPQHWREQLQKTARPAGKRPETDV